Genomic segment of Porites lutea chromosome 13, jaPorLute2.1, whole genome shotgun sequence:
cgaaaagaaaagacAATCTATATTTGTAAGATTTCTAGGCCTTTTGGTAAGAAATCATTTTGTGGATTCGCTTGAAAACTGAAACTTAAATAACACCAACTAGTAACTGGTATATACCATCTTTTCCTGTGATAACTGAACATTTTCCAATATGGGCAGTCTCaagaaaaaatattgacaaTGATTTACATTGACATTATACAAATTTATAATAATTGATGTAAATCAAATCAATAAGCTGGATTTAGTTTTAGTTTATTATTTGGCTGCCatttatttaaacatggcaGTTTCCAACTAGAAATCTCTTGCCACTTTGGACACCACAGACAATAATATGTGTATATTACCTCTTCTTAATCTTAAGATTACTCATTATATTAGtggaaataaataaagaattgaGAGAATAAAGTTGCCTTAACAGTGTATTCACTTGTAACAAAATTCAACAAGAACATAAATATCACTTTTGTAAcgtaaatgaaattttaaaatgtctaCCACTACTTTTCAGACTTGCAGACTTCCCTGAGTCTCAcaataggctctttgcatgactgtGATCAAGTGATCAACTTTGGGTAAACAtgaaaacagtttgcttttgaaaacatttgttaGCACAAGGttaaagagcatattaaaattaggtaacctgagaattttcagccgtatatctcaaaagcaGCGATTGCAACAGCCACCAAAAgttagaagcatttgtatgcgaaaacaacttttgccacccagtcacgcttggatggttttccatacaaatccttgtaaattctaaaattCTGAAACTGTCTTTAAGTCTTTCCCTTACGCATTAaagggctcaaattgcctgttatcaattaaaaggagatttgagccctgtaatgcttaagaaaatatttcatgacagttttgaaaatttcgaaattacaaggatttgtatggaaaaccatgcacCCGTGACTGGAtgacaaaagttgtttttctcatacaaatgcttccaACTTTCAGCGACCGTTGCAATCACTACTTTTGAGAAATAcagctgaaaattctcaggttacctaattttgaTGTGCTCTTTCCGCTTGTGCTAACCAGTCTTTGTGTTTACCAGAGTTGATCAcgtcatgcaaagagcctatttCACTTCTTATATTTAAGGGTGAGTGAAAGATGTCAATGTTTACTATATGACGGCTAAATCCCAAGCCCTTTTATACCATGCATTGTGGGTAAACTAACAAAAGGAATCATCAAAATTAACCCAACTTATTTACTGCGGTAAACAAAAAGCAAATACACAGGGACCCCAGACAAGACAAAACCCAATGCAACTGCAGATGATTGTGGTTTTGCCAACAAAGGTGCAATAACAAGACAACAGGATACCACTAACATGACAACAGGGATCCCAATCCATACTTTGTAAGGACGCAGATCATGGGGCTTTTTCCAACGTAGGATcagaagagaaaggaaagttCCACCAAGGAAAATCCAAGCCACAAAGCTGAAGCAGCTTAGTAGAGAATCTAAATTACCAATCATCAACAGGCAGAGGGATATAGATGATGGGAACATGATGGCACGCAATGGTGTATTAAAATGGGTATTAATGGTGGCTAAAAAGTGAGGCATATGACCTTCCTTAGCAGCTGAACATACCACTCTTCCATTGGTGAAAATAGAGCCATTGGCAGCACCATAACAGGAGCAAGCTACAAACAGGGGCATAATGACAACAAGGGTGGGGTGCACTTTTTCAGCCACTGAAACAGCCACTGCATTAGATGAGAGAACTTCTGCCGGTGTCAGGATGCTGAAATATGCTATGTTAACAAGAGTGTAGCAAAATGTGACGAGAGGGAGAGCAATCATTACTCCACGTGGTAGATTCTTGTGAGGGTTTTGCAGCTCCTCTGTGACATAATTAAGTTGGTTCCAGCCATCATAAGCCCAAAGTCCACTAAAGAAAGCATGGGCGATTTCTCCAATATTTGGGTTTGTACCTTTAAAAGGAGACTGAAAATTCTCATAGTGTCCACTGACAATTCGAGAAGCCCCAATCAAGACTATAATCCCAATAGCCAGTAATTTCATTACCATAAAAATGACCTGCATTTGACCAGCCCATCGTGAACTTACACAGTTCACAGTCGTAATCAAAATAATACAGACAGCAGCTATAAATTTGATAAGCTGTTCAGTGTCCATGTCTTTCTCATTCAAAAATGGCTGAATAGCGTATGATGCGAAACTCAATGTAATGATGGCTACAGAGGCTGGCTTCAATATCAGAACCATTGTCCAGCTTACTAAAAAACCTGCTAATGGACCCAAAGCTTCACGAATGTAAGTAAGTTCGCCGCCAGAACGTTGAATCATTGTCCCCAGCTCACAGTAGCACAAAGCTCCAAACATTGCCATAACACCAGATGATATCCATACCATTAGGGTAACACCAACTGAACCAGAATGCAAAAGGACATAACGTGGTGACACAAATATTCCAGAACCAATCATAACCCCTACCATTAAAGAGATGCCCTGTAACAGTGTCACACTTCTGGACAGTTTAACATTACTATGGTGATTCCCGGTGGGGTTTTTTTGCAATTTGACAAATTTCTCTTCTGCAGTTGCTTTGTTCTCATGGAATGACAAACTGCTGGTCACCACAAAATCTTCTTGTTCAATCATCTTCATtgtgttttctgtattttccACACTTGAATGAGTTTGGTTTTCATTCACAGCCTTGGCATCTATTGACGAAAAAGATTGCATTAcataaatataattttaatcAACAACACTGATACTATCTGTAGAAACAAAAGCAAGCAAGTAAACTTCTATCTTTCTCACAAGCTAACAGAACTTGAATGAAAATTGCCTCTAATAAATGATTGCACATGTACACTGactcatttaaaattttcttcaaagaaCGCAATGCCCGAAGTCAAAATTGTACTTTTCCACGAAGCCTCTTTTTGCGGCATGACTTACCTGTACCCTTTGTTGTGGTTCGGTGCATTTTTTTCTAATTGATCTCGAGAATTATCTTGTTACTTCGAACGAAGAACATCTTGTCTGCCCGC
This window contains:
- the LOC140922711 gene encoding b(0,+)-type amino acid transporter 1-like isoform X1 codes for the protein MHRTTTKGTDAKAVNENQTHSSVENTENTMKMIEQEDFVVTSSLSFHENKATAEEKFVKLQKNPTGNHHSNVKLSRSVTLLQGISLMVGVMIGSGIFVSPRYVLLHSGSVGVTLMVWISSGVMAMFGALCYCELGTMIQRSGGELTYIREALGPLAGFLVSWTMVLILKPASVAIITLSFASYAIQPFLNEKDMDTEQLIKFIAAVCIILITTVNCVSSRWAGQMQVIFMVMKLLAIGIIVLIGASRIVSGHYENFQSPFKGTNPNIGEIAHAFFSGLWAYDGWNQLNYVTEELQNPHKNLPRGVMIALPLVTFCYTLVNIAYFSILTPAEVLSSNAVAVSVAEKVHPTLVVIMPLFVACSCYGAANGSIFTNGRVVCSAAKEGHMPHFLATINTHFNTPLRAIMFPSSISLCLLMIGNLDSLLSCFSFVAWIFLGGTFLSLLILRWKKPHDLRPYKVWIGIPVVMLVVSCCLVIAPLLAKPQSSAVALGFVLSGVPVYLLFVYRSK
- the LOC140922711 gene encoding b(0,+)-type amino acid transporter 1-like isoform X2 yields the protein MHRTTTKDAKAVNENQTHSSVENTENTMKMIEQEDFVVTSSLSFHENKATAEEKFVKLQKNPTGNHHSNVKLSRSVTLLQGISLMVGVMIGSGIFVSPRYVLLHSGSVGVTLMVWISSGVMAMFGALCYCELGTMIQRSGGELTYIREALGPLAGFLVSWTMVLILKPASVAIITLSFASYAIQPFLNEKDMDTEQLIKFIAAVCIILITTVNCVSSRWAGQMQVIFMVMKLLAIGIIVLIGASRIVSGHYENFQSPFKGTNPNIGEIAHAFFSGLWAYDGWNQLNYVTEELQNPHKNLPRGVMIALPLVTFCYTLVNIAYFSILTPAEVLSSNAVAVSVAEKVHPTLVVIMPLFVACSCYGAANGSIFTNGRVVCSAAKEGHMPHFLATINTHFNTPLRAIMFPSSISLCLLMIGNLDSLLSCFSFVAWIFLGGTFLSLLILRWKKPHDLRPYKVWIGIPVVMLVVSCCLVIAPLLAKPQSSAVALGFVLSGVPVYLLFVYRSK